In the genome of Enterococcus hirae ATCC 9790, one region contains:
- a CDS encoding Rgg/GadR/MutR family transcriptional regulator, with amino-acid sequence MEYGQLVRKIRLDKGFSQKEIYSGIVTKSYCIEFEKGNHDLSFRLLAQVLERLLVDVEEFIFLYDYYHSSSQNLWKQYELASNTKDLEKLFEIYQTTTASKDKKIQLLNALTKIGHDQLSDHQIDNETLEFLVDYLKSIETWTLQEIKIYTNTLNYFSEEQQQIFYKNSLKKIQIYQEYPAGKKIYLTLLLNSCGHFISYGNFFLAKDALSHLKELTTGTEDTIFKLYRIYFENILIYCTEEKSTSETMIHFIIETLDKLEYSFLSEQCTLFFQTIKNNY; translated from the coding sequence ATGGAGTATGGTCAGTTAGTACGAAAAATCCGATTAGATAAAGGTTTTTCTCAAAAGGAAATCTATTCAGGAATCGTAACAAAATCTTATTGCATTGAATTTGAAAAAGGAAACCATGACTTGTCTTTCCGACTTTTAGCTCAAGTGTTGGAGCGATTGCTGGTAGATGTGGAAGAATTTATCTTTTTATATGACTATTATCACTCTTCTTCACAAAATTTATGGAAACAATATGAATTGGCTTCTAATACAAAGGACTTAGAAAAGCTCTTTGAGATCTATCAAACGACAACCGCTTCAAAAGATAAAAAAATTCAGCTTCTAAACGCTTTAACTAAAATTGGCCATGATCAATTGAGCGACCATCAAATAGACAATGAGACCTTGGAGTTCCTTGTTGATTATTTAAAATCCATCGAAACATGGACACTACAAGAAATCAAAATTTATACCAACACCTTGAATTACTTTTCAGAAGAACAGCAACAAATTTTCTATAAAAATTCATTAAAAAAAATTCAGATCTATCAAGAATATCCCGCTGGTAAAAAAATTTATTTGACGTTGCTTCTTAATAGTTGCGGTCATTTTATTTCCTATGGGAATTTCTTTTTAGCAAAAGATGCGCTTAGTCATTTAAAGGAATTAACTACCGGAACTGAAGATACAATCTTTAAATTATATCGTATTTATTTTGAGAACATTCTGATTTACTGTACAGAAGAAAAAAGCACAAGTGAAACAATGATCCACTTTATTATCGAAACCTTAGACAAACTGGAGTATTCTTTTTTAAGCGAACAATGTACACTCTTTTTTCAGACGATCAAAAACAACTATTAA
- a CDS encoding CPBP family intramembrane glutamic endopeptidase, which yields MTKRITEPNNQVLRIMIAFGVLGVGFYGLTQVDFYYIQFSFLVISGLVSYLLVFGFVGVRQLFSTPKRLIKTFLLILVGSQIYGMLASMIMGILAQLLDIQTKANSAQDNPWWFFVFILPIALLGEELFSITIFDTLRKKMRINTKVASLLTAIIFGLIHFETYLGSSALFTIVQVILVQGGIRLWFNQAYLKTKSLNTSWAVHYAFDLIAFVLGSLLSS from the coding sequence ATGACAAAAAGAATTACAGAACCAAATAATCAAGTCCTTAGAATAATGATTGCTTTTGGAGTGTTAGGGGTAGGGTTCTATGGGTTGACCCAGGTTGACTTTTATTATATTCAGTTTAGTTTTCTTGTTATTAGTGGTTTAGTAAGCTATTTACTGGTATTTGGTTTTGTTGGTGTGAGGCAATTATTTAGTACACCTAAACGATTGATAAAAACATTCTTGCTGATTTTAGTTGGTTCACAAATTTATGGTATGTTGGCTTCGATGATCATGGGAATACTGGCACAGTTGTTAGATATTCAGACGAAAGCAAATAGTGCGCAAGATAATCCTTGGTGGTTTTTTGTATTTATTTTACCAATTGCTTTACTGGGAGAAGAACTATTTTCGATCACTATTTTTGATACTTTACGTAAAAAAATGAGGATCAATACTAAGGTGGCATCATTGCTCACAGCAATTATTTTTGGACTGATTCATTTTGAAACTTATCTAGGAAGTTCAGCGTTGTTCACGATTGTGCAAGTCATCTTAGTTCAAGGAGGAATTAGACTTTGGTTTAACCAAGCCTATTTAAAAACAAAGTCATTGAATACTAGTTGGGCAGTGCATTATGCTTTTGATTTAATTGCTTTTGTTTTAGGAAGTTTATTATCCTCTTAG